In Sorghum bicolor cultivar BTx623 chromosome 8, Sorghum_bicolor_NCBIv3, whole genome shotgun sequence, one genomic interval encodes:
- the LOC110437616 gene encoding predicted GPI-anchored protein 58 codes for MNLTVVRDAEPNQQHELPPACAPEPPAPRPRPGASPCGRDHDLAPTTTPLSPPREHQDAVPVATSPATLQRQHHLAKLFSAAGKQWPCRAFAEGVPPSRPAFVPRFPIPTEKPQLERTAAAAALPLAGAAATPPPSSSCHRELVIAALSDQRSHGVVNPVDTPRP; via the exons ATGAACCTCACCGTAGTCCGCGACGCCGAGCCGAACCAGCAGCACGAGCTCCCTCCGGCTTGTGCACCGGAGCCGCCCGCGCCTCGGCCACGCCCCGGAGCTTCACCATGCGGCCGTGACCACGACCTCGCCCCGACCACGACGCCTCTGTCTCCGCCCCGCGAGCACCAGGACGCCGTCCCCGTCGCGACGTCGCCTGCAACACTG CAGCGGCAGCACCACCTCGCGAAGCTTTTCTCTGCCGCCG GGAAGCAGTGGCCTTGCCGTGCTTTTGCCGAGGGTGTGCCGCCTTCTCGGCCGGCCTTTGTGCCGAGGTTTCCCATCCCTACAGAGAAGCCGCAACTGGAacgcacagcagcagcagcagcacttcCCCTTGCCGGAGCCGCGGCCACGCCACCGCCGTCCTCGTCGTGCCACCGCGAGCTCGTCATAGCTGCGCTCTCCGACCAGCGTAGCCACGGTGTCGTCAACCCCGTGGACACGCCACGACCGTGA
- the LOC110437617 gene encoding recQ-mediated genome instability protein 1-like: MRSTCPNADTDAEDGRAASGTLASHRYKNRAATACSTPSLAAALPFLLCSQAAPPPYQPRPRRLDVAHGPCRRPCEAPSLPARPPVPVSEPRLDDGQELRALAAPSPDRTPTTTAGRADATAPPSPLGAPRRRAPPCRASSASSPR, from the coding sequence ATGCGCTCCACGTGTCCCAACGCGGACACGGACGCCGAGGATGGACGCGCTGCCTCTGGAACCCTAGCCTCGCACCGCTATAAGAATCGCGCCGCCACTGCTTGCTCCACTCCTAGCCTCGCCGCCGCCCTCCCCTTCCTCCTCTGCTCccaagcagcgccgccgccgtatCAGCCTCGCcctcgacgcctcgacgtcgcgCACGGGCCCTGCCGTCGGCCGTGCGAAGCCCCCAGCCTCCCTGCTCGCCCTCCCGTCCCCGTGTCCGAGCCGCGCCTCGACGATGGGCAGGAGCTCCGCGCCCTCGCCGCGCCGAGCCCCGACCGGACCCCGACGACCACGGCCGGCCGCGCGGACGCCACAGCGCCACCAAGCCCCCTCGGTGCCCCGCGACGCCGAGCACCGCCGTGCCGAGCTTCGTCCGCGTCCTCGCCACGGTGA